A genomic stretch from Schaalia odontolytica includes:
- a CDS encoding glucose-6-phosphate dehydrogenase assembly protein OpcA, whose amino-acid sequence MIITLKNTTSAEVASRIIELRDERGSATLSRVLTLLICVPDMIDVDNAIEVSDAVSREHPCRVIVIVEPKSTEGAALLNAQIRVGDAAGLSDIIILEPRGEAGSNIDSLVMPLLQSDTPVVTYWPVTPPENPGAHPLGRLAVKRITDSRATECPMETLSALSNVYTPGDTDLAWAGVTLWRALLGAIAEDFDRLPTSIRVSGNATHPSPFLVAAWLHHQLGVPVERVVDPHALTITDITFFFADDTTVSLSRSASSSVARLSRPGLEDRSVNLARRSVQDSLMEDLRRLDPDVYYGELLTTELPRLATCSTEG is encoded by the coding sequence GTGATCATCACCCTGAAGAACACCACGTCCGCCGAGGTCGCCTCCCGCATCATTGAGCTGCGCGACGAACGCGGTTCTGCAACCCTCAGCCGCGTCCTGACGCTGCTCATCTGCGTCCCCGACATGATCGACGTCGACAACGCGATCGAGGTATCCGACGCCGTCTCACGCGAGCACCCGTGCCGCGTGATCGTCATCGTCGAGCCCAAGTCGACCGAAGGTGCCGCTCTCCTGAATGCGCAGATTCGCGTAGGCGACGCTGCGGGCCTGTCCGACATCATCATCCTGGAGCCGCGCGGCGAGGCCGGGTCGAACATCGATTCGCTCGTCATGCCGCTGCTTCAATCGGATACACCGGTCGTCACTTACTGGCCGGTCACCCCACCCGAGAATCCGGGTGCTCACCCGCTCGGCCGTCTCGCGGTCAAGCGCATTACCGATTCGCGCGCCACTGAGTGCCCGATGGAGACGCTCTCGGCACTGTCGAACGTCTACACCCCCGGTGACACGGACCTGGCGTGGGCGGGAGTCACCCTGTGGCGCGCACTGCTCGGAGCCATCGCCGAAGACTTCGATCGCCTCCCAACCTCGATCCGTGTGTCGGGCAATGCGACGCATCCCTCGCCCTTCCTCGTGGCCGCGTGGCTCCACCACCAGCTGGGGGTGCCCGTCGAGCGCGTCGTGGATCCCCATGCCCTCACAATCACGGACATTACATTCTTCTTCGCGGACGATACGACCGTGTCCCTGTCGCGTAGTGCATCCTCGTCGGTCGCACGCCTATCCCGCCCCGGTCTCGAAGATCGCAGCGTGAACCTGGCGCGTCGTTCCGTGCAGGACTCCCTGATGGAAGACCTACGCCGCCTCGATCCCGACGTGTACTACGGCGAGCTGCTCACAACCGAGCTGCCTCGCCTGGCTACCTGCTCTACGGAGGGCTGA